CTTTGAAATCATAATTCTGTTTACGGATATTCAGTGCGCTGTCCAGATAAAAGTCCAATTTGAGATTGGTCTCAGTTCCGAACACCGTCTTCAATTCAGGTGTTTCGGTCAACAAGTTGGCTAGTTCCTTGTCGTAATTGGCAAGAATCTCGTCAAGACCGCCTTTAATCATTTCATACAATGAAGCAACTTCGGCATCCCGTGATTCGCTAATCGTAGAAGGAAGGGCACTGCCGTCGCCAATATCAACCGTGTTGAATGTAACGAGGATAGGGTAGAACACATCATACAGATCTCCAATCAGATCCTTGAGTCCTTGCTCATCCTGAGCAACACTTGTCAGAAACGGTTTAACCATGGCAAGAAGCTCTTCTCCACTGATCTCCACATGCAGCTTGGAGAGGCTCAGCGATTCACCGTTAACCGATTCCTGTACCGGCGTTACGGAAATATTTTTCGGGTTGGACAAATGCTTCAGCGCAAAGGTCAGCAATTTCGGGGAAAGCTCCTCGATCTGCTTCTCCAACGCCTTCGTATCTAGCATAGGAAGTGTGTCATCCTCCAAAGATATGTATAGAGGCTTTTGCGCTCCGTCTACATCAATGACCATTTCCGATTTATCCATCGACAGATGGAAAGGTAATTTCTTTCCTTGCATACTCAGTGTACCTTTGACAGACGCCGTGTTGGAGTCCTTCACTTTGACATCTTCAATATCCAATGAAACGGAATTAATGAGTTCAATCATTTGAAGCGCATCCTCATCGACGAGGTTTGCTGTAGGTTCAATTTTTATATGCATCGACTGTTTGGATTCACCGGACTTGACGGTTGTGCTGTTGACAACGGCTTTGCTAATATCTACGCCACCTACGGCCTGACATCCCGTAAGCGTAACCATCATCAAAACGAGTGGTACGGCAATCCACTTCAATAGCTTATGATTTTTGATACGATCTCCTCCTTAGGAAAAATGTGGTTCACTCCTATTATGAGGGTTATAGGTAATTGTTGTAAACCGGATCGGTAAATAAATACCAAAAAAAGGCCGAACGATGGTCCGACCTCGGGTATGACGTATATTTAAAATTTGGTGTAATTGGCTTCAACAACACTATGCCTAGTCCAATCATAAACAGTTCAGTTTATTCTTTTTCCGTATCCTCTGCCTCAGTGTCCTCATCGGATTCTTTACCATCGGTACGTGCAGGGGTTTCAAATTGATCCGGTTCGTCGTCTTGAATGGCTTTGTTCTCTTCATTCTGGTCTTGTGTCATATCGTATTCCCTCTCTTCTACCGGATTTTAGGCAACAATCTGTGCCTAGTTTCTATCAATAACCGGAATAATGAAAAATTAAACAGACAGAGGTGGGAACTTAGAAAATATAAAAGACAATTCCGTTCCCGCTTGCAGCCGTTGCCTGATATAAAGCCTGAACATCATTCAGTGTCTGAACGATCTCCTGGAATGTCTCCTCTGCGTCCCAATCCTCCATGACAGGATACACGCCCTCAGCTACCATTTGTTCCAAGCTAAACCGCGTTTCTTCAATTCTTCAGGTGTCAGTTGTTCTAAAGCCATGTACGCCTCGAGCACCTGTTCATTGTTCAGCAGGAACAGATCCATGTCTGAATAGTTGCCCAGATATTGTTCGCCTGCCAAAGGGACCACATATCCCAGAGGAGGCTGCCCCTCTACCACTTCACCAGTCAACGTAAACTGAAGCATCTGCCACATTTTATCGATATCCAGCTCGACCGAACAATCATGTACACTGACTTCACCTGACTTAATGGATGCGACCAATTCATTGGTGACAACAAGATATCTGCCGGACATGCCCATACCCTTATCCCTCCTATGTATGTACTTCCCTTCTTTCCCATTAACCGTGCATGTTGTACAAGAATCGGGGTAAAGAGGTGGAAAGGAACAATAATCTTCAAGGAGGAGCGGAATCCATGAAAAAGTTTGATTACAGCCTCAATTACGAGGAGCTTGATCTGCGCAAGCAGCCTGAACTGTATACCGTTGGCCGGGGAGAGCAAGGAGTATTAATGGTGGAGCCCTACAAAAGCGAGATTCTACCGCACTGGCGGTTCAAAACACCTGAAATTGCGAAAGAATCCTCGCAAAAGATCTACGAACTATTTTTGGAGTATAAGAAAAAGGATGACTTTGTCGGTATGGATATGGCACGCAAGTTTCTGCAAATGGGCTATACGCGGGCAAGGCGTTATACGAATCATAAAGGCGGACGCAAATACTCGAAGGAGGACGGCTCCATCCTGCCTTATCAGAATGATAAGGTGAAGGCTGAATCAGCAGCCATTTTCAAAGCACAATGGGAGATCGCCAAAACGGACCCGGATTATGTGAAAATGAAGCAGGAGCACCGGGAAAAGTACGAGTCGGAGAACGCGCAGAAGCATGGGTGAAAATACATGATTTATGCAGACGTTCATTTTGATATAATGCAATACATCAAGCTTCACACACGAGATTAACGATGTATACCCATCCAAAGGAGCCCTCATGAACCCACCTAGCCACCATTTCGTCCTGGCACTTGTTTGCATCACCCTGTGTCTGTTTATTCTGCTTCCTTTGCCTGCCTCTGCAGCCAAGTCTGAACTTGCCAGACAACATGAAATGACAGCCTTTGGCCCGCTACAAAGCGATGTTGACGGGATGCAGCCGGGATGGAACCTGGGAAATTCTCTGGATACGGTCGGACCTGATGAAACGTATTGGGGCAACCCACGAGTTACCCGGGAACTGATACAGCAGATCGCTGCTCAGGGATACCGAAGTATTCGTATTCCCGTCACATGGGATGGGCATATTGGGGACGCACCAGACTACACTGTTGATCCAGCCTACATGGCTCGTGTTCAGGAGATTGTCCAATGGGCGCTGGATGCCAACCTCTATGTCGTCGTGAACGTTCACCATGATTCCTATCTCTGGATCAGCCAACTGGAGAATAACCACGATCAGGTGCTTTCCCGTTATAAAGCAGTATGGACTCAGATTGCCAAGCAGTTTAAAGATGAACCGCGTAAGCTGATGTTCGAGAGTGTTAACGAACCGCGCTTTAACCGCGGAGCAACAAATGCAGGCGACATGGGCTCAGGCAGCAATATTGATGAGGCACGGCAGTTAGAGCTTTTGCATGAATTGAACACTGCATTTGTAAAGTTGGTACGAGAAACAGGTGGAAATAACAGCGAGCGCCCGTTGGTCCTGCCTACGCTGGAAAGTTCACCAACACAGGTAAGACTCGACAGTTTGCAACAGACGATAGCTGGCCTAAAGGATCACAATCTGATTGCTACGGTGCATTATTACGGATATTGGCCGTTCAGCGTTAACATTGCAGGGCATACCACCTTCGATACGGATACGAAAAATGATGCGGCCAGCACGTTCAATAATGTGTACAACACGCTAGTTGTTCAAGGTATTCCGGTTATTCTTGGTGAATATGGCCTGCTCGGTTTTGACAAACATACGGATGTCATTGAACAGGGAGAGAAGCTGAAATATTTTGAATTCATCGGTCATCAGTTAAAAGAAAAAAAGATCACGTCCATGTTATGGGACAACGGTCAGCATCTGAATCGACAAACATTCCAGTGGGCTGACCCGGATTTATTTCAGATGATCCAAGCTTCCTGGACAGGACGTTCTGCCGTAGGAGAAAGCGATCTGCTCTATTTCAGACAAGGTTCGCCTGTGGGAGACAGACCATTGACGATCAAGTTAAACGGAAACAAGCTGGTTGCCCTGTATGCGGGTGAGGAGATGCTGAAAGCTGGCACGGATTATTCGTTCAGTGGCAACACGTTAACCGTCAAATCCACTGCGTTATCCCGGATGATCAGCTCAACTCAGAAGCTTGGGAACAATGGGATACTCACAGCGAAGTTCAATCAGGGTGCAAAATGGAAATGGAATGTGATTGTGTCCACAAAGCCCGAGTTGGGCGACGCAACAGGTATAGTAGACTCCTTCTCCATTCCCACCCAGTTTCAAGGTGATCAGCTTGCCACGATGGAGGCTGTGTATACATCCGGTGAGAACACAGCGCCACAGGACTGGACACCGTATAAGGAATTCTTGACTACATTTGCTCCTTCTTATGAAACGAATGAAATTAAGCTACAGCCCGATTGGCTCAAAGGACTGCACGACGGACAGATCGAGCTGACATTTCACTTCTGGAGTGGTGAGCTCATTCGCTACACTCTGATTAAGAACGGAAATCAGGTGACTGGCGAGGTACGAAATTGAGCCTGTTCGCGGGTTGGGATTGTACGACCCGTTGATTGCAATGGGCTCTGCTGGATGCAGCAGCGTGACCTACACAGTATTGAAGATTGTTCAAATAGAGACGCTGCTAGTGGGGTATTTCAGCTGGCAGCGTCTTTGAGTTTGGTAGGTTTGGTATGGTTAAGCCTGTGCCTTTTGCGGCTTGCCACTCTTCGAACGGGGCCGAAGCATACCCCCTACGATCCTCAGCATTTGTCTGCGCGGCATAAGGCGGGCGAACTGGGCCGTCCAATAATTGGAGGCACCTGGCACAGCATACGGCTTGCCTGAATCCAACGCCCTCATCGCCACTTCCACAACATGCTCAGGCGTATCCCGTTTTCCTACCGAGGCCTCTTCGGCTCCTACTACGTCAAAGAATGAGGTATCGGTTGAGCCAGGGCATAGAGCCAAAAACTTAACGCCTCGTTTCCGGTTCTCTTCATACAACGCCTCTGTAAAAGAAAGAACGAAAGATTTCGTAGCCCCATATACAGCCATGTATGGATCAGGTTGAAAAGCAGCTGTTGAAGAAACATTGATGACGGTACCGTTCCGTTTTTGCAGCATACCTGGCAGGAAAAGATGGGTCATATTCATGACTGCGAGTACATTCAGCATAATCTCTTCCTGCTGCCGTGCACCATCCACCTGCTCAAACATTCCATGCGTGGCAAATCCCGCATTGTTGATTAATACATTAACCTGTATGCCCCGATTCATACATTCCTCATAAACGTGTTGTGGTGCATCCGCCTGGGATAGATCCGCTACGATCACTTCCGTCTTCACTTGATAGGTTCGCTCAATCCGTTCTGCCAATTGACGCAATTTGGACTCCGATCGGGCCACCAAGACCACATGTTTTCCTTTTGACGCCATCTCCAATGCAAAAGTCTGCCCAATTCCTGAAGAAGCCCCCGTAATGAGTACCCATTGATTTTGAACCTGCTTCATATCTCATCCACCTTTTCAGAACACTCGTTTTTTATTGGAAACACTGTTTCCTAATGAAATCATCGTACTCTCTTGTCTTCGTACTGTCAACTTCTTTTGATCATTTGACGATTTCCAGCGTAAAACAGTAGAATGACGATAAGAAACACGGTTACCGTTAAACAACAATATGGATGTATGAGGATGAGATAGATGAAAGATCACAATTCGGGTTCCAAAGAATCCGCTCACACGGTCACTACCTTTCAGGAAGCCAGACTCCAGCACTCCGAAAACCTGCGCCAAAATATTGTGCATGCCGCCGCATCCTTGCTGCAAGAGCACGGCCCCGAAGCCGTTACAGTTCGGCGCGTGGCAGAACGAATGGAGTGCTCCACCAAAATCATATATAACCTCTTCGGCAAGAAAGAAGGGTTAGCTAAATATCTATATATGGAGGGGTGCTCCCTCCTATCCCAATCGTTTGAATCCGTGCCACAGCAAGCATCATTCGAGAATTATTTTCGCGATCTCGCTTATGCCTACTGGGATTTCGGAATTACACAATCCAGCTTCTATCAGCTGATGTTTGGCGGTTCTTTTGCAGAATTCAAACCAGATGCAGAGAGTCTGCAAGGAACAGCAACTGCACTAAAACAAATTACGTCCCTGGTTGCGGTCTCAATTGAGCAGGGAATGCTTAAGGAGAACGATCTCTTGCTTGCAGTTCGTATGATCTGGGCCCCTCTGCATGGCGTCATCCACCTGTACCTGGGAGGCCATATTGAGAGTGAAGAGGCCGCGAAACGGCTATATGATCATACGTTGTCCATGGTTATTCTTTCTCTTGTTGGAGTATCCTCCAAGGGCTAAGCCATGAATGGATAAGGAAACGAAAGAAGGAGCAGGCACTTCATCGCTCAGATGAGGGACCTGCTCCTTTTTTTAATTAGATCTATAAGGGATTACCATTACCAATTAACGCGTGGTTTCGTTCTCAGCTTCCCAACGCGAGATTTCAGCACGGACTTTGGGAGCCACTTCTTTGCCGAGCAGTTCAATAGCTCTCATTACCTCCTCATGCGGCATCGTGCCGAGGGGAGTGTGTAACATGAAGCGTGTAATACCAACTTCTTTACGTAGATAGATAATCTTTTGAGCAACGGTATCCACATCACCGACATACAGCGCGCCTTCCAAACTACGTGCCGCGTCAAAGGTTGCACGGCTATAGTGTCCCCAGCCGCGTTCACGGCCCAACATATTCATTACTGCCTGAGCTGGAGGGAAGAATTTCTCCACAGCTTCATCTGTTGTATCCGCAATGAAGCCATGAGAGTGAGAAGCAACGGTCAGTTTGGAAGCGTCGTGACCTGCATGTGCAGCTGCTTTTTTGTACAACTCCACCAGTGGTGCGAATTGAACAGGACGACCACCAATAATGGCGAGAACAAGCGGTAATCCAAGCAGACCCGCGCGGACAACCGATTCCTGGTTACCACCACTCCCGATCCATACAGGCAGCTTCTCTTGTACCGGACGCGGGTAGATGCCCAGATTGTTAAAGGACGGGCGGTGTTTGCCTTCCCAAGTAACTTTTTCCGAATCACGCAGCTTTAAGAGGAGCTCCAATTTTTCATCAAATAATTCATCATAATCATTCAGATCATACCCGAACAATGGGAATGATTCGATGAATGATCCCCGCCCTGCCATAATCTCCGCACGCCCATTCGAAATACCGTCCAGCGTTGCAAAATCCTGAAATACCCGTACCGGATCAGCCGAAGATAGCACCGTTACAGCGCTGGTTAGGCGAATGCGTTTGGTCTGTGAAGCTGCGGCGGCCAAAATGATAGCGGGTGATGAAGCGGCATAGTCGGCACGGTGATGTTCTCCCACGCCATATACATCCAGCCCCACCTGATCTGCCAAAACGATCTCTTCAACGACGTCGCGAATACGCTGCGCATGACTTATAAGTTCTCCTGTTTTTATATCTGGGTTCGTCTCCACAAATGTACTGATTCCGATTTCCATTGTCTATTCCTCCCTGGTATGAAGCGATCCGTCGTTCATCTAACCTATTGTAAGTAGATCACCTTTTGTTATTTATCTTAATATTGAACTATTTTGAGGAAAAATACAAGTGCCCCCTGTTTTCCAGAGGGCACTTTCGTGACATATTCTTCTCAAAATCCAATGATTTAATGATTATTTCTTTTTCCCAATGTACAGGAGATGAGACGAGATTCCCAATATCGACGGGTCTTTGGCCGCCTCAATCATGTACTGGATCAACTCATCGTATTCCCCGCGTTCTTTCCAATATTGCTGCTGCTCTTCTGTGAGCATAGCTCTAAGACTGGACGATCCAATTAGGTCTACCGTTTCGAATCCGTACTGCTCCATAAATGGGTTAATATCCTGAATGTTGAAATAGTACGCCCCTGTAAACCGTCCTTGATCCAGATGATCGAATGTCCCCTTTTCCACAAAAGAACGGATAGCTTCCATGTGGTCATGTGGTTTCCATTGCTGCGGGGATTGCAAAGAGGTAATGCCCATTCGCATACGGCTCTGCATCGCTACAAACACAGTTCCCCCACGCTTGGTGACCCGATGCAGCTCCCGTACCGCAGCCACTCGCTCTTCTTCCGTCTGCAAATGATACAATGGCCCAAGCATCAGAGAGGCATCATACGTCTCATCTGCAATGGCGTTCAGATGAGTCGCATCCAATACATGGAAACTGTCAAACTGCTGTGTCAAATCCAATTCCTTTGCCTTCTGCTGAGCCATATCCACAGATGCAGGGGTCAGGTCTGACAGCGTGACATGGTATCCGAGCCTGGCAAGCTCCATCGCATATTTGCCTGGTCCGGCGCCATTGTCCAGCACAAGTCCGGTTGCCGGAAGTGACTCTCGGATATAATGCATGTTAATGATGAACTCCAGCGGTTCCCGATCCAACCTTCCCCACTCGTCAAATCTGGAATAATACTCAATCACACGTGATCTTTCCATGATTCTGCACCTGCCTTTTCTCAACATTAAGGCCATATAAAAAAACAAAAACCTGCCGCCTCAACTAAGAGGCGACAGGTCTGACCTTCGCGGTACCACTCTTCTTGATCCATGAACAGGATTGGAAACATCATGCTCCAACCTATCCTGCCATAACATCTCAGGACCTGATGACGGAGGTTAACCGTCAGGATCTACATGAAGTCAGCGTATAGCATCATTTTCAACATCCAGCCCTTTCGTGTGCTGAACAATGACGATATTCACGTAACTACGGTTCGATTCTGCTGCTCACAGGTGAGTTGGGGAAAGGTTGGACTGCCTTGCACCGAAGCGACAGTTCTCTGGACCAAACCTTGTGCCTTAATACTCCTGATCATTGCGTTGCACTGTTAAATTTTATCCAGTATATTACTTCTAAATATTTCCTGTCAATTCTTATTTTCCAGTTGCACAGCTACTTCACGTTCCGGTTCTTCTGTACTGTACATCCAGGGATATACGATTGCTGTATCCGACGTGTAATTATTATATCGATCAATACCCAGGTTTTTTCCGTCACCGGCAAATTGAGTTTTGGCAGGAGTACCATAACTTCGTTTGCCCTTCTGGATCGTATAGGTCTGATTAATTCCACCAAAATGTAGATCATCACTAT
This window of the Paenibacillus marchantiae genome carries:
- a CDS encoding DUF4385 domain-containing protein is translated as MKKFDYSLNYEELDLRKQPELYTVGRGEQGVLMVEPYKSEILPHWRFKTPEIAKESSQKIYELFLEYKKKDDFVGMDMARKFLQMGYTRARRYTNHKGGRKYSKEDGSILPYQNDKVKAESAAIFKAQWEIAKTDPDYVKMKQEHREKYESENAQKHG
- a CDS encoding class I SAM-dependent methyltransferase encodes the protein MERSRVIEYYSRFDEWGRLDREPLEFIINMHYIRESLPATGLVLDNGAGPGKYAMELARLGYHVTLSDLTPASVDMAQQKAKELDLTQQFDSFHVLDATHLNAIADETYDASLMLGPLYHLQTEEERVAAVRELHRVTKRGGTVFVAMQSRMRMGITSLQSPQQWKPHDHMEAIRSFVEKGTFDHLDQGRFTGAYYFNIQDINPFMEQYGFETVDLIGSSSLRAMLTEEQQQYWKERGEYDELIQYMIEAAKDPSILGISSHLLYIGKKK
- a CDS encoding SDR family NAD(P)-dependent oxidoreductase — translated: MKQVQNQWVLITGASSGIGQTFALEMASKGKHVVLVARSESKLRQLAERIERTYQVKTEVIVADLSQADAPQHVYEECMNRGIQVNVLINNAGFATHGMFEQVDGARQQEEIMLNVLAVMNMTHLFLPGMLQKRNGTVINVSSTAAFQPDPYMAVYGATKSFVLSFTEALYEENRKRGVKFLALCPGSTDTSFFDVVGAEEASVGKRDTPEHVVEVAMRALDSGKPYAVPGASNYWTAQFARLMPRRQMLRIVGGMLRPRSKSGKPQKAQA
- a CDS encoding TetR/AcrR family transcriptional regulator gives rise to the protein MKDHNSGSKESAHTVTTFQEARLQHSENLRQNIVHAAASLLQEHGPEAVTVRRVAERMECSTKIIYNLFGKKEGLAKYLYMEGCSLLSQSFESVPQQASFENYFRDLAYAYWDFGITQSSFYQLMFGGSFAEFKPDAESLQGTATALKQITSLVAVSIEQGMLKENDLLLAVRMIWAPLHGVIHLYLGGHIESEEAAKRLYDHTLSMVILSLVGVSSKG
- a CDS encoding DUF1877 family protein, which translates into the protein MGMSGRYLVVTNELVASIKSGEVSVHDCSVELDIDKMWQMLQFTLTGEVVEGQPPLGYVVPLAGEQYLGNYSDMDLFLLNNEQVLEAYMALEQLTPEELKKRGLAWNKW
- a CDS encoding copper amine oxidase N-terminal domain-containing protein, encoding MKWIAVPLVLMMVTLTGCQAVGGVDISKAVVNSTTVKSGESKQSMHIKIEPTANLVDEDALQMIELINSVSLDIEDVKVKDSNTASVKGTLSMQGKKLPFHLSMDKSEMVIDVDGAQKPLYISLEDDTLPMLDTKALEKQIEELSPKLLTFALKHLSNPKNISVTPVQESVNGESLSLSKLHVEISGEELLAMVKPFLTSVAQDEQGLKDLIGDLYDVFYPILVTFNTVDIGDGSALPSTISESRDAEVASLYEMIKGGLDEILANYDKELANLLTETPELKTVFGTETNLKLDFYLDSALNIRKQNYDFKVALPASEDLPIKSVSVYGDSELWNIGGPVTVDAVDKTAGAIDLMQGDITPGQMLRNFDSNSLVYQLLKDEAGITRKYVMLYPDDETYGAVTVKNTTFVPLRYLSEELDAEVKWTKGSDKIVVIDDITGDEIVLTVGSKKATVAGKEVTMVEPAYVGKNGKTYVPLRFMAESLGASVDKEKETGWIFIDRP
- a CDS encoding LLM class flavin-dependent oxidoreductase, with protein sequence MEIGISTFVETNPDIKTGELISHAQRIRDVVEEIVLADQVGLDVYGVGEHHRADYAASSPAIILAAAASQTKRIRLTSAVTVLSSADPVRVFQDFATLDGISNGRAEIMAGRGSFIESFPLFGYDLNDYDELFDEKLELLLKLRDSEKVTWEGKHRPSFNNLGIYPRPVQEKLPVWIGSGGNQESVVRAGLLGLPLVLAIIGGRPVQFAPLVELYKKAAAHAGHDASKLTVASHSHGFIADTTDEAVEKFFPPAQAVMNMLGRERGWGHYSRATFDAARSLEGALYVGDVDTVAQKIIYLRKEVGITRFMLHTPLGTMPHEEVMRAIELLGKEVAPKVRAEISRWEAENETTR
- a CDS encoding cellulase family glycosylhydrolase encodes the protein MNPPSHHFVLALVCITLCLFILLPLPASAAKSELARQHEMTAFGPLQSDVDGMQPGWNLGNSLDTVGPDETYWGNPRVTRELIQQIAAQGYRSIRIPVTWDGHIGDAPDYTVDPAYMARVQEIVQWALDANLYVVVNVHHDSYLWISQLENNHDQVLSRYKAVWTQIAKQFKDEPRKLMFESVNEPRFNRGATNAGDMGSGSNIDEARQLELLHELNTAFVKLVRETGGNNSERPLVLPTLESSPTQVRLDSLQQTIAGLKDHNLIATVHYYGYWPFSVNIAGHTTFDTDTKNDAASTFNNVYNTLVVQGIPVILGEYGLLGFDKHTDVIEQGEKLKYFEFIGHQLKEKKITSMLWDNGQHLNRQTFQWADPDLFQMIQASWTGRSAVGESDLLYFRQGSPVGDRPLTIKLNGNKLVALYAGEEMLKAGTDYSFSGNTLTVKSTALSRMISSTQKLGNNGILTAKFNQGAKWKWNVIVSTKPELGDATGIVDSFSIPTQFQGDQLATMEAVYTSGENTAPQDWTPYKEFLTTFAPSYETNEIKLQPDWLKGLHDGQIELTFHFWSGELIRYTLIKNGNQVTGEVRN
- a CDS encoding DUF1877 family protein encodes the protein MVAEGVYPVMEDWDAEETFQEIVQTLNDVQALYQATAASGNGIVFYIF